The following proteins are co-located in the Brachybacterium sacelli genome:
- a CDS encoding alpha-hydroxy acid oxidase, with protein sequence MTADSTLSGALEFAKMLAAGGFRLDPVASAPSIEDIRRLAKKRLPTMAFDIIDGASNHEITLDANTRDLRDVRFRPRWLTDISHIDTSVAVGGTTLPRPYVLGPLGLQRMIGGEGELGAVRAAGKANIPFTVSTASNWSMEELADEATGPLWYQLYMYKSDQIVSRLISRAKAIGAEALVVTVDVPLNGKRYRDHRNGMSIPPKITPRNAVQAIRHLDWTRAIMRPPTIGFRNLAGEIQGDNAVSHQEFVAKYLANLTLTWENIADVRRQFDGPLYIKGILTPEDAVRARSVGAQGIYVSNHGGRQLDSSPSTISVLPSIVDAVGEDMTVVFDSGVRTGDDIAKALAVGADLVSIGRAWGYGNAAAGEKGVLRVLEILDEELELAMGQLGATSIGALDRSFVDYPEAWHGAGLHRVPEPEQAIQPTGPTPPTEEPAP encoded by the coding sequence ATGACTGCCGACTCGACACTCTCCGGCGCCCTCGAATTCGCGAAGATGCTCGCCGCGGGCGGTTTCCGCCTGGACCCCGTGGCCTCCGCCCCGTCCATCGAGGACATCCGCCGCCTGGCGAAGAAGCGCCTGCCCACCATGGCCTTCGACATCATCGACGGCGCCTCCAACCACGAGATCACCCTCGACGCGAACACGCGGGACCTGCGCGACGTCCGCTTCCGGCCCCGCTGGCTCACCGACATCTCGCACATCGACACCTCCGTCGCCGTCGGCGGCACGACGCTGCCCCGCCCTTACGTGCTCGGCCCGCTGGGTCTGCAGCGCATGATCGGCGGCGAGGGTGAGCTGGGTGCGGTGCGCGCCGCGGGGAAGGCGAACATCCCCTTCACCGTCTCCACCGCCTCGAACTGGTCGATGGAGGAGCTCGCCGACGAGGCCACCGGGCCGCTGTGGTACCAGCTGTACATGTACAAGAGCGACCAGATCGTCTCCCGCCTGATCTCCCGGGCGAAGGCCATCGGTGCCGAGGCGCTCGTGGTGACCGTCGACGTGCCGCTGAACGGCAAGCGCTACCGCGACCACCGCAACGGCATGTCGATCCCCCCGAAGATCACCCCGCGCAACGCGGTCCAGGCGATCCGCCACCTCGACTGGACCCGCGCGATCATGCGGCCCCCGACGATCGGCTTCCGCAACCTCGCCGGCGAGATCCAGGGCGACAACGCCGTCTCCCACCAGGAGTTCGTCGCCAAGTATCTCGCGAACCTCACTCTGACCTGGGAGAACATCGCAGACGTGAGGCGGCAGTTCGACGGTCCCCTGTACATCAAGGGCATCCTCACTCCGGAGGACGCGGTGCGCGCCCGCTCGGTCGGGGCGCAGGGCATCTACGTCTCCAACCACGGCGGACGCCAGCTCGACTCCTCGCCCAGCACCATCAGCGTGCTGCCGTCGATCGTCGACGCGGTCGGGGAGGACATGACCGTCGTGTTCGACTCCGGCGTGCGCACCGGGGACGACATCGCCAAGGCTCTCGCGGTGGGGGCGGACCTGGTCTCCATCGGCCGCGCCTGGGGATACGGGAACGCCGCCGCCGGGGAGAAGGGCGTGCTGCGCGTGCTCGAGATCCTCGACGAGGAGCTCGAACTGGCCATGGGCCAGCTCGGCGCGACCAGCATCGGCGCCCTGGACCGCAGCTTCGTCGACTACCCGGAGGCCTGGCACGGCGCAGGTCTGCACCGTGTGCCCGAGCCCGAGCAGGCCATCCAGCCGACCGGACCGACTCCGCCCACCGAGGAGCCCGCCCCATGA
- a CDS encoding NAD(P)-dependent oxidoreductase encodes MSAPWKLAVTADYAEADGSTIYGDIGLGTLAEHDIEWSLVGDGERELRGDELEGFDAVVLLSGTPFGRAQLEGVTTLKHVARFGAGFDSVDLAACDTRGITVTNAPTGLRVPMAHTALTFLFALAHSLLPKDRLVREAAWERKAEHRGPGLASATIGVVGLGGIGQETVRQLRALDLAVIAWNRSPRPEFCVETGIEQLAFEEVIARSDCLIVTVAANAGTRHLIGARELAAMKDSAFLINIARGAVVDEPALVTALNEGTIAGAGLDVFEVEPLPADSPLIALENVVLSPHSLCWTADFAEATGAEVLGEVIAMAQGTAPSHVVNAPEDRPGHE; translated from the coding sequence ATGAGCGCCCCCTGGAAGCTCGCCGTGACCGCCGACTACGCCGAGGCCGACGGCTCGACCATCTACGGGGACATCGGTCTGGGCACCCTCGCCGAACACGACATCGAGTGGTCCCTGGTCGGTGACGGCGAGCGTGAGCTGCGCGGGGACGAGCTCGAGGGCTTCGACGCCGTGGTCCTGCTCAGCGGCACCCCCTTCGGCCGCGCCCAGCTCGAGGGCGTCACGACCCTGAAGCACGTGGCCCGCTTCGGCGCCGGCTTCGACTCCGTGGACCTCGCCGCCTGTGACACCCGCGGCATCACCGTCACCAATGCCCCCACCGGGCTACGGGTACCGATGGCCCACACGGCGCTGACCTTCCTGTTCGCCCTCGCGCACTCCCTGCTGCCCAAGGACCGCCTGGTCCGCGAGGCGGCCTGGGAGCGCAAGGCCGAGCATCGCGGCCCGGGCCTGGCCTCGGCCACGATCGGCGTGGTCGGCCTCGGGGGAATCGGCCAGGAGACGGTGCGCCAGCTGCGCGCTCTGGACCTCGCGGTCATCGCCTGGAACCGCTCCCCGCGCCCCGAGTTCTGCGTCGAGACTGGCATCGAGCAGCTCGCGTTCGAGGAGGTGATCGCCCGCAGCGACTGTCTCATCGTCACCGTCGCCGCCAACGCCGGGACCCGACACCTGATCGGCGCGCGGGAGCTCGCCGCGATGAAGGACTCGGCGTTCCTCATCAACATCGCCCGCGGCGCCGTGGTCGACGAGCCTGCCCTGGTCACCGCCTTGAATGAGGGCACCATCGCCGGGGCGGGGCTGGACGTGTTCGAGGTCGAGCCGCTGCCGGCCGACAGCCCGCTGATCGCCCTCGAAAACGTGGTCCTCTCCCCGCACTCGCTGTGCTGGACCGCGGACTTCGCCGAGGCGACCGGGGCCGAGGTGCTCGGCGAGGTGATCGCCATGGCCCAGGGGACCGCCCCGAGCCACGTGGTGAACGCCCCGGAGGACCGGCCGGGTCATGAGTGA
- a CDS encoding SDR family NAD(P)-dependent oxidoreductase — protein sequence MSERSAADESRLTDLTCVVTGAASERGIGRGVALALAGQGRPLALLDLDGARLAHAAEAVRAAGSPAVVTAEVDVADEASVAAAISAVESARASPTGPLPPIGALVHCAGVADPTPFLEMTSSGFQRTLAINTLGLFHLARRVLPGMLDQGLGRIVAMSSTAAQDGGGNFSTSAYAASKAGVEGLIRGLAKEVAGTGVTTAAIAPANIDTDIMGGALVGQRREEFVARTPVGRLGTTRELGELVAFLVGPHGGFTTGATYNLNGGLRVG from the coding sequence ATGAGTGAGCGCTCAGCGGCCGACGAATCCCGGCTCACCGATCTGACCTGCGTCGTCACCGGCGCAGCCTCCGAGCGCGGCATCGGCCGCGGGGTCGCGCTGGCCCTCGCCGGCCAGGGCCGGCCGCTGGCCCTGCTCGACCTCGACGGCGCCCGGCTGGCCCACGCCGCCGAGGCCGTGCGCGCCGCCGGCTCCCCCGCCGTCGTGACCGCCGAGGTGGACGTCGCGGACGAGGCGAGCGTCGCGGCGGCGATCTCCGCGGTGGAGTCGGCGCGCGCCTCGCCGACCGGCCCGCTGCCGCCGATCGGGGCCCTGGTCCACTGCGCCGGCGTCGCGGACCCCACCCCGTTCCTCGAGATGACCAGCTCCGGCTTCCAGCGCACCCTGGCGATCAACACCCTGGGCCTCTTCCATCTCGCCCGGCGCGTGCTGCCGGGGATGCTCGACCAAGGGCTGGGACGGATCGTCGCCATGAGCTCGACCGCCGCACAGGACGGCGGCGGAAACTTCTCGACCTCCGCCTACGCCGCCTCCAAGGCCGGGGTCGAGGGCCTGATCCGGGGGCTGGCGAAGGAGGTCGCGGGCACGGGGGTGACCACTGCCGCGATCGCGCCGGCCAACATCGATACCGACATCATGGGCGGAGCCCTCGTGGGGCAGCGGCGCGAGGAGTTCGTCGCCCGCACCCCGGTGGGTCGCCTGGGCACCACTCGGGAGCTCGGCGAGCTGGTCGCCTTCCTCGTCGGCCCGCACGGCGGCTTCACCACCGGAGCGACCTACAACCTCAACGGCGGTCTGCGGGTGGGCTGA